From Daphnia pulicaria isolate SC F1-1A chromosome 4, SC_F0-13Bv2, whole genome shotgun sequence, one genomic window encodes:
- the LOC124336195 gene encoding uncharacterized protein LOC124336195, whose product MVRFSVHVHALLILGCWITFSSGAVPLSLEGKLHELEVRLKTNANEQDKINILLVNKVNELEEKVKQLEAQLEQHNEIKQDLKLKVTQLEAKNVQLEYKVRKQETTITSGGKSGIMRTCQELHDTDPSLPSGMYSIDPDGDGVGNSPIYVYCNMTSGSTVILHDSESSVNVGHCTDPGCYSRSINYNASMGQIRTLVKLSAECHQSIKYECYYAPFEFGNTVYAWWNDRNGNPQYFWAGNNMDGIHTCQCGISGNCADNSLKCNCDTAAPVQLVDDGVITDKNILPITSLNFGRTQLETSSGVHTLGRFECSGTVPDFVFPTSCEDLWLVGHTLNGLYFVMGSTMMESVYCDFTKLPDDAGFQKWIGYADVKSAPVHFYVQRNSSFTGGAIPIPFDLERLNVGNAFNLTSGIFTAPRSGTYFFSFMGSARFPSSPSVWLGVGIYWNDRQSGMAWVEDVNTPSRRITTVSLQSTLNLKKGDQIWLKVSDMSGDLPLFDDDHHHTHFTGFMLQEDIIASL is encoded by the exons atggttcgttTCTCTGTCCACGTCCATGCGTTACTCATTTTAGGCTGTTGGATTACTTTTTCCTCTGGCGCTGTCCCTCTTTCCTTGGAAGGCAAACTGCACGAATTAGAAGTGAGGTTGAAAACGAATGCAAACGAACAGGACAAGATAAACATTCTCCTAGTAAACAAAGTAAATGAACTTgaagaaaaggtaaaacagCTGGAGGCCCAACTCGAACAACAT aatgaaataaaacaagattTAAAACTGAAAGTAACACAATTGGAGGCCAAAAATGTTCAGTTGGAATACAAAGTACGAAAGCAGGAAACGACAATAACTTCTGGGGGTAAGAGCGGAATCATGAGAACATGCCAAGAACTCCATGACACTGATCCATCACTTCCATCCGGAATGTATTCGATCGACCCGGATGGTGACGGCGTCGGCAATAGCCCAATCTACGTTTACTGCAACATGACGTCAG gATCGACCGTAATTTTGCATGATAGTGAATCTTCCGTCAACGTGGGTCACTGCACCGATCCTGGATGTTATTCACGATCGATCAACTACAACGCGTCCATGGGACAAATAAGAACTTTGGTCAAATTATCAGCTGAATGTCATCAATCAATTAAA tacgAATGCTATTATGCTCCATTTGAATTCGGCAACACGGTTTACGCCTGGTGGAACGATAGGAATGGAAATCCGCAATATTTTTGGGCCGGAAATAACATGGACGGAATTCACACCTGTCAGTGCGGAATCAGTGGGAACTGTGCCgacaattcattaaagtgcAACTGCGACACAGCGGCGCCAGTTCAGTTAGTCGACGACG gtgTCATTACGGATAAAAATATTCTGCCCATCACTAGTCTGAATTTTGGTCGAACTCAGCTAGAAACGTCGTCCGGCGTCCACACGCTGGGCAGATTCGAGTGCTCTGGAACAGTACCTGACTTTGTATTCCCAACGTCGTGTGAGGATTTGTGGTTGGTTGGCCACACCCTGAATGGATTGTATTTCGTCATGGGATCTACGATGATGGAATCCGTTTATTGCGATTTTACTAAGCTTCCCGACGATGCCG gttttcaaaaatggatcggatacgcGGACGTCAAATCAGCGCCCGTCCACTTCTATGTCCAAAGAAATTCTTCATTCACTGGTGGTGCTATTCCTATTCCGTTCGATTTGGAGCGGCTGAACGTCGGAAACGCCTTTAATTTGACATCAGGAATATTCACGGCACCTCGATCGGGGacttatttcttctctttcatgGGATCAGCGAGATTTCCATCTTCACCGTCTGTTTGGTTAGGAGTTGGCATTTACTGGAACGATAGGCAAAGCGGGATGGCATGGGTTGAAGATGTAAATACTCCCTCTCGTCGAATTACTACAGTGAGCCTTCAGTCGACGCTCAACTTGAAGAAGGGCGATCAAATCTGGCTGAAAGTTTCCGACA
- the LOC124336137 gene encoding protein fem-1 homolog A-A-like yields MSTTTTPNVYQIFLAVHQGCIGHLCQVLEKDGRTMENLCECNEQKETPLQVAIRERNFQVIEYLVQLVKDHIQIDTHPYSRWVRRMSPYSWDKINVELFAIGPAEFGKEFTQTFVLPSTDVAILRDMADRIDIFKLIEYLIDVADDDTSWLEFFLNSMVASSMDRAQKIIALELMGSAFILKIRLDDEPFEPDEISGGLRGLQCWKKALELRNSTANGRRPMPKIPHVLSSAARNALGDSAEVTTSEQLQEFEYQLRRHDRRSLITDQAFLVIQRTFAQRQLVEPNLFHLKTLLDYGKQFKTTGDHFSNTEIHYGRAINISLMIMQQFNRTDFPKCFQVFVEAFLLFFNVLTGLERKTANNAERIKELTFAHVLEAIRFGFMIATNLILLPPICDQHTMWESLVMRKIYLLIVTLFKMPKLDPPEGERFCRFLGNFFRVEQLRNGFASLLHLAVEGFVSARIDVTVRAEIVTFFLDNGADPKSLNRSGRSPLHILALKCQPNPNELFFEVFQAVLEAGGHLDQATPDGKTAIALLQEMKKKHFQESLDPRVDHWINTVMSLECYCAQKIRQEHIAFEGDEQQLPLCLQQFIEQHSPLKGKLQEVERPPPIGFPSAYRVLQDFVNASHISVLNTIFNYFRSIFDCKI; encoded by the exons ATGTCGACGACTACTACACCGAATGTGTATCAGATTTTCCTGGCCGTCCACCAAGGATGCATCGGCCATCTATGCCAAGTGCTGGAGAAAGATGGCCGGACAATGGAGAACCTGTGCGAATGCAACGAGCAGAAAGAGACGCCATTGCAGGTGGCCATCCGAGAGCGGAATTTCCAGGTGATCGAATATCTGGTGCAATTGGTCAAGGATCACATCCAAATCGATACCCATCCGTATTCTAGGTGGGTCAGACGCATGTCGCCCTATTCCTGGGACAAAATCAATGTGGAATTGTTCGCCATCGGGCCGGCCGAGTTTGGCAAGGAATTCACCCAGACGTTCGTCTTGCCGTCCACCGACGTGGCCATTCTGCGCGACATGGCCGATAGAATCGACATCTTCAAATTGATCGAGTACCTGATCGACGTGGCGGATGACGACACGTCCTGGTTGGAATTCTTTCTCAATTCGATGGTGGCCAGCTCGATGGACCGGGCGCAGAAGATCATCGCCCTGGAACTGATGGGCTCGGCTTTTATCTTGAAAATTCGACTGGACGACGAGCCGTTCGAGCCGGACGAAATTTCCGGTGGACTGCGCGGTCTCCAGTGCTGGAAAAAAGCGTTGGAGCTCCGCAATTCGACGGCCAATGGCCGCCGTCCGATGCCCAAGATCCCGCACGTTCTGTCCAGCGCCGCTCGCAACGCCCTGGGCGATTCGGCCGAAGTGACAACGTCGGAGCAATTGCAAGAATTTGAATATCAATTGAGACGTCACGATCGCCGATCGCTCATCACCGATCAGGCCTTTCTCGTCATCCAGCGGACGTTCGCCCAGCGCCAGCTGGTCGAGCCCAATCTCTTCCACCTGAAAACCCTGCTGGACTACGGCAAACAATTCAAAACGACGGGCGATCATTTCTCCAACACGGAAATCCATTACGGCAGGGCCATCAACATTTCGCTCATGATTATGCAGCAGTTCAACCGGACCGATTTCCCCAAATGTTTCCAGGTTTTCGTCGAGGCTTTCCTGCTCTTCTTCAACGTCCTGACCGGACTGGAACGCAAAACGGCCAACAACGCCGAGCGGATCAAAGAGTTGACGTTCGCTCACGTCCTGGAAGCGATCAGATTCGGCTTCATGATCGCCaccaatttgattttattgccACCGATCTGCGATCAGCACACCATGTGGGAATCGCTGGTCATGAGGAAAATCTATTTGCTGATAGTCACCCTGTTCAAAATGCCCAAACTCGATCCGCCGGAAGGCGAACGATTCTGCCGATTTCTCGGCAATTTCTTCCGCGTCGAACAATTGCGCAACGGATTTGCTAGCCTGCTGCACCTGGCCGTCGAGGGCTTCGTCTCGGCCAGGATCGACGTCACCGTCCGGGCTGAGATTGTCACATTTTTCCTGGACAACGGAGCCGATCCAAAGAGCCTGAACAGAAGCGGCCGATCGCCGCTTCACATTCTGGCGTTAAAATGTCAACCGAATCCAAACGAGTTATTCTTCGAGGTGTTCCAGGCCGTCCTTGAAGCCGGTGGGCATTTGGATCAAGCCACACCCGATGGTAAAACGGCCATCGCCCTTCTgcaggaaatgaagaaaaaacatttccaggaaTCCCTGGATCCCAGAGTCGACCATTGGATCAACACGGTCATGTCGCTCGAATGCTACTGCGCTCAGAAAATCCGCCAGGAGCATATTGCGTTCGAAGGCGACGAGCAACAGCTTCCGCTTTGCCTGCAGCAATTCATCGAGCAGCACAGCCCGCTGAAAGGAAAACTGCAAG AAGTCGAGAGGCCTCCGCCGATTGGATTTCCCAGCGCTTATCGAGTCCTCCAAGATTTTGTAAACGCGTCTCACATTTCCGTTTTGAACacgattttcaattatttccggTCAATTTTCGATTGCAAAATTTGA
- the LOC124336157 gene encoding protein fem-1 homolog A-like: protein MVEFNVSDLVSQAVSQGSIAELNQLRKNYNWISIPIHYVTQPLGQQSETALQSSVRNGHYNVVEFLVGELKYQIYPEWAKSIDTVPSYFTWTSLNFDKVLPPLVIQSPEMGVIRDIANQIPIVKVIEYLIDPASDEPCQWLDFVLNSIMASSASRTDKIMAFELMGVAFVFKPRNGVWRGVQCWEQAMGLRYSTVGDQLAIPIIPDLAASSLFVDRKKLIASQISLQKFKGEWRLRYNLLEAQAQALAVSQRIVNQSGQTGPHSFHLENLMRYANQCYYSSDEKQLNLSLNIALLILQQTDEFHSTSSPNCIRIFVESLDLLLDCLKHKTSEELSFANLLVVVKFGLVILLNVMLLSPVVRATTDRWQFNIMDKIHRLILEHLGRCRNNPAEIQQLKDCLSPYFRANNLKRFTSLLHQAIKGTDGRQIVPIIQLFLEAGADPTGIDTNGKTPLHILSENQDWFLSDPESYEQVFKALLDAGCFLDQSIPIGKSFLAFLSTLNDQKSKYVSKFRFHHYLDPLVNVVVPLACVCAKVIRRNRISFEGKLPPRLQSFVSRHSAIEDYTISNSAVV, encoded by the exons atggttgAATTCAACGTGTCGGACCTCGTTTCCCAAGCAGTAAGTCAAGGTTCGATCGCCGAATTAAATCAACTACGCAAAAATTACAATTGGATATCGATACCTATCCATTATGTAACCCAGCCTTTGGGCCAGCAGAGCGAAACGGCCCTGCAGTCGAGTGTCAGAAACGGACACTACAACGTCGTCGAGTTCCTAGTCGGCGAATTGAAATACCAAATTTATCCCGAATGGGCGAAATCGATCGACACAGTCCCGTCTTATTTCACCTGGACGAGTTTGAATTTCGACAAAGTTCTTCCTCCGCTCGTGATCCAATCACCCGAGATGGGCGTCATCCGCGATATCGCCAACCAAATTCCAATCGTCAAAGTCATTGAATATCTGATCGATCCGGCCAGCGACGAGCCCTGTCAGTGGCTGGACTTTGTATTGAATTCAATCATGGCCAGTTCGGCCAGCCGGACGGACAAGATCATGGCGTTCGAACTGATGGGCGTCGCCTTCGTCTTCAAACCGAGAAATGGCGTCTGGAGGGGAGTCCAGTGCTGGGAACAGGCCATGGGCCTTCGCTACTCGACGGTTGGCGATCAATTGGCGATCCCGATCATTCCCGATCTAGCGGCCAGCTCTTTATTTGTCGACCGCAAGAAGCTCATCGCTTCGCAAATATCTCTCCAGAAATTCAAAGGCGAATGGAGACTTCGCTACAACCTGCTGGAAGCTCAAGCTCAAGCTCTGGCCGTCAGCCAGAGGATTGTCAATCAATCCGGGCAGACGGGTCCTCATTCGTTCCATCTTGAAAATTTGATGCGCTACGCTAATCAGTGCTATTACAGCAGCGACgagaaacaattgaatttgtcGTTGAACATTGCGCTACTTATCCTCCAGCAAACGGACGAGTTCCATTCGACCTCTTCTCCCAACTGCATCCGCATCTTCGTCGAATCTCTGGACCTGCTTCTAGATTGTTTGAAGCACAAAACAAGTGAAGAATTATCGTTCGCCAATCTCTTGGTGGTTGTGAAATTCGGCCTGGTCATCTTACTGAATGTCATGCTGTTGTCGCCCGTCGTCCGGGCGACCACCGATCGGTGGCAGTTCAACATTATGGATAAAATCCATCGTTTGATTTTAGAGCATCTTGGACGCTGTCGCAATAATCCAGCGGAAATTCAACAGCTCAAGGACTGTCTCTCGCCGTATTTCCGCGCCAATAATTTGAAAAGGTTCACCAGTCTTCTTCACCAGGCCATCAAAGGGACGGACGGCCGTCAAATTGTGCCCATCATCCAGCTGTTCCTAGAAGCCGGAGCCGATCCAACCGGAATCGACACCAACGGCAAAACGCCCTTACATATTTTATCCGAAAATCAGGATTGGTTTCTGTCCGATCCGGAATCGTACGAACAGGTGTTTAAGGCCTTGCTGGATGCCGGATGCTTCCTCGACCAATCGATACCGATCGGCAAATCATTTCTGGCATTTCTGAGCACTTTAAACGACCAGAAATCCAAATACGTTTCGAAATTTCGCTTCCATCACTATCTGGATCCGCTGGTGAATGTCGTCGTACCTCTGGCCTGCGTTTGCGCCAAAGTCATCCGCCGCAATCGAATTTCATTCGAAGGCAAACTTCCGCCGCGGCTGCAATCGTTTGTCAGCCGTCACAGCGCTATTGAAG ATTACACAATTTCGAACAGTGCTGTCGTCTGA